Below is a window of Halomicrobium mukohataei DSM 12286 DNA.
GGACCAGTGTATCGACTGTATGCTCTGTGTCGACGTGTGTCCCGTCGACGCCATCGACGTGGACCCGGGCCGGGCCGGCCGCATCTGACCGTCTCTTCTTCGATATAGTAGCCATTGAAAATCAATGCACACCCGATCGCACGACGGCAGTGCGATCGGTGTGTAAATTGTTTCAATTGTTACTATAGCTGCCGTTTTCTCGTCGGAACACCCCACGATCAGAGCCGACAGCGCCGTCGACACCCGCCGGAACCTATCAGACAGAAATGCAGCACAAACTACTATTACGATTCCGTGGGTGAGAACAACACACGAGGTAACAGAAACCAATGCACACGGTCGTACTGACGAAAGGCGTCCCCGACTTCCGGGAAGGTCAGGTGTCCTTCGACGAGGACGGCCATCTCGAACGGGGGAAGACGCCGACGGTGATGAATCCGAACGACAAGCACGCGCTGCGGGCCGCACTCCAGACGAAGGTCCGCAACGGCGGGACGGTGTCGCTGCTGAGCATGGGGCCGCCCGGCTACAGGGAGGTCCTGCAGGAGGGGATGGCGGACGTGTACGCCGACGACCTCTACCTGCTCTCTGATCGAGAGATGGGGGCGGCAGACACCTGGGCGACGGCGATGACCGTCGCCACCGGCATCGAGAAGCTCGACGAGACGCCGGACCTGCTCTTCGCGGGCTTCAAGACCGCCGACGGAGAGACCGGCCACACCGGTCCCCAGACGGCGTGGTGTCTCGACATGCCGACGATCACCCACGTCGTGGCGCTCGACGTCGACGAGGACGAAAGGAGCCTTCGCGCGAAGCGACTCGTCGAGGGCGACGTAAGCGAGATCGAGACCGTCGAGACCGAACTCCCCGCGTTCGTCGTCGCCGACCCGGAGTTCGAGCCCACCTACCGGAAGGCGGCCCACCGACTCCGGTGGAAGGACCTCCGGGCAGCGACCCGGGAACGGGCCGCGAACCTCGATCTTGACGAGGACGTGACCGTCTGGGATCACGAGGATCTGAACCTCGATCCGGACTACATCGGTCTGGACGGCTCGCCGACGATCGTCGCGGGCGTCGACCCGATCCCGAGAGCGCCCGCCGAGCGCGAGGCCACGCTGGTCGACGGCGTCGACGACGAGGCCGGGATGGAACTGGTCTTCGACGAACTCGACGCGTACGCGGCAGGTGACTGACCGTGCCGGAGATCGACCCCACCGAGTACGAGATCGCAGCACTCGGTCCGAAGATCAAAGACGTCGACGATCCCGACGAGATCGAGGCGATGCTGGAACTCGAAGCAGCGGGCGAGAATCGGGACCCAGTGAAGACCTTACTCGAAGATCGGCTGGAGAAGCTCACCGCCGAGGACGAAGATATCGACCCGAGCGAGGTGGATCTGACGGAACTCACCGTCGCAGACGTGGCGAACCTCGTCCGGGACATCGACGACGCCGACGTGTTGCGCGACGTGCTCGAACGCGAGCAGGCCGGGCAGGACCGCAAGACGGCAAAGAGCCGGATCGAGAGCCGAATCGAATCGATCGAGGGCAGCGAGGACGAGGACGGCGACGGTCCGGCGTACGTCCCGCCCGAGGAGAAGTACCCGGAGCTAGACCACCCGACCAGCGAGAAGCGGTGGGTCGAGGGCACCGTCGGCGGGACCTACCGCGACATGTGGGTCTACTGTGAAACCCAGCAGGGAGCACTGATCGACGTGTCTCGCGAGATGCTGGGCAAGGCCCGGCGGATGATGGACCAGTACAACGGCGAAGCGACCGGCGAGACGGACGAGGAGGCACCGACCCAGGACTACGGCGGCGACGAGGACGGCGCTCCGGAGGAGGTGGTGGCCGTCCTGATCGGCGACGGCGTGGGCGAACTGGCGGACGAGGCGATCGCTTGCGGCGCGGACCGGGTCGTCTACCACGAGGACGAGCGCCTCGGTCGCTTCCGTCACCAGCCCTACACCGAGATCTTCTGTCACATGTGCCGGGACAGTGAGTTCGCGTTCCGCGACTACCACGAGCCCCGGTACACGCTGTTCCCGGCGACGCACAACGGCCGGGACCTCTCGGCGCTCGTCCAGGGCGAACTCGACTCCGGGCTGGCCTCGGACTGCTCGGGGCTGTACATCGAGGACGCCATGATCTCCAACCCCGCCAAGACGGGGCAGGCCGGCGACAGCAAGGAGTTCGAGCGGATCCTGCACATGAAGCGGCCGGACTTCTCGGGGTTCGAGTACTCCACGATCCTCTGTATCGACAAGCCACACCGCGACTTCCACCCGCAGGGGGGCTCGGTCATCCCGGGGAGCTTCGCGGTGCCCGACCCCGATCCCGAGCGCGAGGGCGAGGTCGTCGAGCACGAGATGGAGCTGGACGAGTCGTGGTTCTCGGTCGCGGTCACGGAGTACGACCAGCTCGACGACGGCGTCGATCTGACCGGTCACGACGTGGTCGTGGCGATGGGTCGAGGGATCGGCGACGATCCGACCCGCGGGATCGAACTCGGCCTGGAGCTGGTCGACGCCTTCGAGGACGCCGCGTTCGGCCTCTCGCGTGGCGTGATCACTTCGTCGTACAGCTTCGACGGTCACGTCGAGCAGTACGTCGGCGAGGACCGACAGATCGGCGAGTCCGGTCAGGTCGTCGAGCCCGAGGTGTACGTGGCCGCGGGAATCTCCGGGGCGATCCAGCACAAGGTCGGGATGGACGAGTCGGACACGATCGTCGCAGTCAACACGGACCCCGAGGCCGACATCCGGGACTTTTCGGACTACTTCGTCGAGGGCGATCTGTTCGAGGTGCTGCCCCGACTCACTGAGGCGCTGGAGTCGGGCGAACTGGCGACGGCGATGCAGGAGGTAAGCGATGACTGAACACGAACACTACGAGGCCGTCGTGGTCGGCTGTGGCCCCGGCGGCGCAGCGACAGCGGCGACGCTCGCGAACAACGGCATCGAGACGCTCGTCCTCGAACGCGGGACCGACGCGGGCGCGAAGAACGTCTCCGGCGGGCTCGTCTACGCCGAGGAGTCCGCGCCCTACACCATCGACGACCTGTTCCCCGACTTCCGCGCGGAGGCGACCGAACGGCCGGCGACGGAGAACTACATCCACAACGTCGCTGGCGACCGCGTCGAGAGCTTCGACATCTCCTCGCTCCACCACCACGACACGGCGTGGGCCGACGCCGTACTTCGGCGGAAGATGGACTCGTGGCTCGGCGAGCGCGTCCACGAGATGACCCGCGAGACCGGCGGCGGTCTGTTGACTGACGTGCGAGTCACGGGACTGTTGCGGGATCGAGGCGAGATCGTCGGCGTCGAGACGGCCGAACTCGACCCGATCGAGGCGGATCTGGTCGTCGCCGCCGACGGCGTCAACTCGGAGCTGGCTCGCGACGCCGGGCTGATGGACTGGGAGGAGCCCGAAGAGTGGTTCCAGGGAGTCAAGGCCGTCGTCGACATGCCCCCCGAAGTCATCGACGAGCGGTTCGACATCGAGGAGGACGAGGGGGTTGCCCACCTGTTCTCGGGCGACCTGTTCGACGGCGTCCGCGGCGGCGGCTTCCTCTACACCAACGAGGACTCCCTGTCGATCGGGACCGTCTTCCACCTCGACTCTATCGCCGACGAGCGGGCCGAGCCCCACGAACTGCTCGACAACCTCCTCACGCACCCGCTGCTGGCCCAGTGGCTCGGTGACGAGTACGAGGAACGCGAGTACGCGGCCAAGCTCGTCCCCGACTCCAAGAAGGCGGCCCACCCCTCACCCCACAAGGACAGGCTCGTCCTCGTCGGCGACGCCGCCGGCCAGATGCAGGCACAGGGACCGATCATCAAGGGGATGAACCACGCCGTCACCGCTGGCGCGCTCGCGGCCGAGGCGTTCGCGACGGCCCGCTCTCGTGGCACCCCCCACGACGCGGGCGAACTGTACGAGGGGAAGCTGCACCGCGAGGGCGTGATGGACAAGCTCCGGCCGACGAGCTACAGGACGCTCGGTCGACTCGCCGAGACCGGGCCCGTGGCGTCGCTGGTCGAGGCCGTCGCGGACTCGCCGGTCGGGCGCTTCGCGGTCTCCGCGCTTGGCGAGGACGTGTTAGAACGGCTCTTTGCCTCGCCCAGACTGATGGCGGTGATGCCGGACACGCGGACCCCGTACGTGACGATTCCGACGATCATCGCCGAGGAACTCGGTGAGCAGGTCACCGACGAGAACCGCGTCCAGCCGCCGGCACTGGACGATCGGATCGGCGACCTGACCTACGACGTGGGCGATCCCCACATCGAACTGATCGACAACGGCTTCGACGCGTCGGGGACGGCGGTGACGGCCTGTCCGGTGAGCGCGGCGGACTTCGGCGGGGGCTGTTACCGCGACGAGTACGTCGAGACGAACGGCCACGAGGAACACGTCGTCAGCCTCGACACCCAGCCCTGCGTCGAGTGTGGCACCTGCGCCGTCGTCGCCGACACCCACTGGGAACACCCCGACGGTGGCAAAGGTGTCGAATATAGGGAGGGGTGAAAGCGGCGATGGGAGACGCGACGGCGTACGCGGACCGAATCGAGCGACTGGCCGACGAGGCCACAGTGGCGCGGGCGACGCTCGACCCCGACCCGCCCGACGACGAGCGAGCGATGGCGCTGCTCCGCGAGGGGCTGGGGCCGACCGTGGCCCTGTACTGTGAGGCGCGCACCGGCGAGTCGATCGCGCGGTTCACGACGGCGGAGTTCGACCGACTTCAGGGTGCTGTCGACGACTGGCTGGCGGCCTACGCGGCCTGCTACGGCGTGACAGTCGATCCCGACTACAGCGTCCGTGTGGCCGCCGAGTTACTCGTCGAGACACACGACATCCGGGACGTTGCCCAGTTGCTCACCGACGTGCCAGAACGGTAAAACGCCGCTCTCCGTCGCTCTCTGTCGCCGTACGTGGGGTTCTCTCAGAAAGTGATAAACCATTAAGTATAGTGGCGTGGTACCAACCCACATGGAACTGACAGAGCCGCTGCAGTTCGACCACGAGGACCGCGAGGACATCTACGAGTACGTCGAGCGCCACGGCTCGGTCGAGCCCGAGGAGCTGCGGCGCGCGCTGGGGATGGAGCCGCGGCCGTTCGGCCACCACGTCGCGATCCTCAAGCGCAACGGGACGCTCGAAGCGGTCGACGGAGGGTTGCGAGTCGCATACGAAGACACCGCCGAAGAGGAGTTCACGGCCGACGACGTGTCGTTCACGATCCGACAGGCCCGCCAGGAGGACCTGACCGGGCTCGTCGGCGCGATCCGTCAGGCCATCGGTGGCAAGACCTACGTCGACGCCGAGACCGTGGCGGACGTCGTCGACAGCGAGGGCGTCCTCCTGCGGCACAACGAACTCGAATCGCGGATCTTCTTCGTCGCCTGCGTGGAAGACGAGGTCGTCGGCTGGGTCCACCTCAAACACCCGGAGCTCGACAAGCTCAGCCACACCGCGGAGTTGACTCTCGGCGTCCTCGAACAGTACCGCGGCGTCGGGATCGGGAGCCACCTCCTGAAGCGCGGGCTAGAGTGGGCCGCCAAACACGGCTACGAGAAGATCTACAACTCCATTCCCTCGACGAACGAAGAGGCGATCGCGTTCCTCGACGCCCACGGCTGGGAGACCGAGGCCGTCCGAGCCGACCACTACAAGCTCGACGGCGACTACATCGACGAGGTGATGATGGCGAAGGCGCTCTAGGGCCAGCGGTCCGCTTCGCCCTCGATCGGTACCGGGACGACGCCGTCTCGCTGTGCCCACGCCCTGGCGTGGGCCGGACAGACGACGAGGTTCTCTCGCCAGGGGACGTGTAGCTCCACCGCCGCCCGCTTCTCGCAGTCGTCCTCGCCACACTGCATACGAGAGAACTGG
It encodes the following:
- a CDS encoding electron transfer flavoprotein subunit beta/FixA family protein, encoding MHTVVLTKGVPDFREGQVSFDEDGHLERGKTPTVMNPNDKHALRAALQTKVRNGGTVSLLSMGPPGYREVLQEGMADVYADDLYLLSDREMGAADTWATAMTVATGIEKLDETPDLLFAGFKTADGETGHTGPQTAWCLDMPTITHVVALDVDEDERSLRAKRLVEGDVSEIETVETELPAFVVADPEFEPTYRKAAHRLRWKDLRAATRERAANLDLDEDVTVWDHEDLNLDPDYIGLDGSPTIVAGVDPIPRAPAEREATLVDGVDDEAGMELVFDELDAYAAGD
- a CDS encoding electron transfer flavoprotein subunit alpha/FixB family protein, producing the protein MPEIDPTEYEIAALGPKIKDVDDPDEIEAMLELEAAGENRDPVKTLLEDRLEKLTAEDEDIDPSEVDLTELTVADVANLVRDIDDADVLRDVLEREQAGQDRKTAKSRIESRIESIEGSEDEDGDGPAYVPPEEKYPELDHPTSEKRWVEGTVGGTYRDMWVYCETQQGALIDVSREMLGKARRMMDQYNGEATGETDEEAPTQDYGGDEDGAPEEVVAVLIGDGVGELADEAIACGADRVVYHEDERLGRFRHQPYTEIFCHMCRDSEFAFRDYHEPRYTLFPATHNGRDLSALVQGELDSGLASDCSGLYIEDAMISNPAKTGQAGDSKEFERILHMKRPDFSGFEYSTILCIDKPHRDFHPQGGSVIPGSFAVPDPDPEREGEVVEHEMELDESWFSVAVTEYDQLDDGVDLTGHDVVVAMGRGIGDDPTRGIELGLELVDAFEDAAFGLSRGVITSSYSFDGHVEQYVGEDRQIGESGQVVEPEVYVAAGISGAIQHKVGMDESDTIVAVNTDPEADIRDFSDYFVEGDLFEVLPRLTEALESGELATAMQEVSDD
- a CDS encoding FAD-dependent monooxygenase translates to MTEHEHYEAVVVGCGPGGAATAATLANNGIETLVLERGTDAGAKNVSGGLVYAEESAPYTIDDLFPDFRAEATERPATENYIHNVAGDRVESFDISSLHHHDTAWADAVLRRKMDSWLGERVHEMTRETGGGLLTDVRVTGLLRDRGEIVGVETAELDPIEADLVVAADGVNSELARDAGLMDWEEPEEWFQGVKAVVDMPPEVIDERFDIEEDEGVAHLFSGDLFDGVRGGGFLYTNEDSLSIGTVFHLDSIADERAEPHELLDNLLTHPLLAQWLGDEYEEREYAAKLVPDSKKAAHPSPHKDRLVLVGDAAGQMQAQGPIIKGMNHAVTAGALAAEAFATARSRGTPHDAGELYEGKLHREGVMDKLRPTSYRTLGRLAETGPVASLVEAVADSPVGRFAVSALGEDVLERLFASPRLMAVMPDTRTPYVTIPTIIAEELGEQVTDENRVQPPALDDRIGDLTYDVGDPHIELIDNGFDASGTAVTACPVSAADFGGGCYRDEYVETNGHEEHVVSLDTQPCVECGTCAVVADTHWEHPDGGKGVEYREG
- a CDS encoding GNAT family N-acetyltransferase, with amino-acid sequence MELTEPLQFDHEDREDIYEYVERHGSVEPEELRRALGMEPRPFGHHVAILKRNGTLEAVDGGLRVAYEDTAEEEFTADDVSFTIRQARQEDLTGLVGAIRQAIGGKTYVDAETVADVVDSEGVLLRHNELESRIFFVACVEDEVVGWVHLKHPELDKLSHTAELTLGVLEQYRGVGIGSHLLKRGLEWAAKHGYEKIYNSIPSTNEEAIAFLDAHGWETEAVRADHYKLDGDYIDEVMMAKAL